A genomic region of Pseudomonadota bacterium contains the following coding sequences:
- a CDS encoding SulP family inorganic anion transporter gives MLRLVNRFKLTENPRADMLSGLTVALALVPEAIAFAFVAGVEPLVGLYAAFIVGFITSIFGGRSGMISGATGAMAVAMVGIVMLYGVEYLFAAVVLTGILQILAGVFQLGKFIRLVPYSVMLGFVNGLAIVIFLAQLGQFKARAVAEAAAHGHDAEASHSALSVLWNGGWMQGSDMHMMVGLTVLTMAIMWLFPKLPKVGKMLPGSLVAITSVSALVVGLGLDTKTVGDMASIAGGLPEFHIPMVPFTLETLFIIFPVALTLAGIGLIESLLTLTLIDEITETRGRTSQECMGQGFANLTCGFFGAMGGCAMIGQSMINIKSGGRGRLSGITAAVALLMFILFASQWIEMIPLAALTGLMMMVVIATFAWTSLRIMQHMPKGDAFVILLVTGVTVMHDLALAVVVGVIVAALMFAWQSATHIWAQVGKNEETGAKVYSLNGSLFFGSIAEFKDIFHPKNDEEDKVVIDFKNARVWDYSALEAIEAIAEKYTAAGKKLSLVHLSPDCTLLLKKAKHLVKADLIEDPHYRVVAHYTD, from the coding sequence ATGTTACGTCTCGTAAACCGTTTTAAACTCACAGAAAATCCACGCGCTGATATGCTTTCGGGCCTTACGGTTGCGCTTGCCCTTGTGCCAGAAGCCATTGCTTTTGCCTTTGTAGCAGGTGTTGAGCCGCTTGTTGGCCTTTATGCAGCCTTTATTGTGGGCTTCATTACATCTATTTTTGGTGGACGTAGCGGTATGATTTCTGGTGCCACGGGCGCCATGGCAGTCGCCATGGTTGGTATTGTGATGCTGTACGGTGTTGAGTATCTTTTTGCAGCGGTTGTCCTTACGGGTATTTTGCAAATTCTTGCTGGCGTCTTCCAGCTCGGTAAATTTATTAGGCTTGTGCCCTACTCTGTAATGCTTGGTTTTGTAAACGGTCTTGCGATTGTGATTTTCCTTGCGCAACTTGGGCAATTTAAAGCGAGAGCCGTAGCAGAAGCAGCTGCACATGGCCATGATGCGGAAGCAAGCCACAGCGCGCTGAGCGTCCTTTGGAATGGCGGTTGGATGCAAGGTTCTGACATGCACATGATGGTTGGCCTGACAGTTCTTACAATGGCGATTATGTGGCTGTTCCCTAAACTTCCTAAAGTGGGCAAAATGCTCCCAGGTTCACTGGTTGCCATTACATCTGTTTCAGCACTTGTTGTTGGCCTTGGCCTTGATACAAAAACTGTGGGTGACATGGCCAGCATCGCTGGTGGCCTTCCTGAGTTCCACATTCCAATGGTGCCATTCACACTTGAAACACTGTTCATTATCTTCCCAGTGGCGCTCACACTTGCAGGTATTGGTCTGATTGAAAGTCTTCTGACCCTCACACTTATTGATGAGATTACTGAAACACGTGGCCGTACATCACAAGAATGCATGGGCCAAGGTTTTGCGAACCTGACATGTGGTTTCTTTGGTGCGATGGGTGGCTGTGCGATGATTGGTCAATCCATGATCAACATTAAATCTGGTGGCCGTGGTCGCTTGTCTGGCATCACCGCTGCAGTTGCGCTCCTTATGTTTATTCTATTTGCTTCACAGTGGATTGAAATGATCCCTCTTGCGGCTCTGACAGGCCTCATGATGATGGTTGTGATTGCGACATTCGCATGGACATCACTGCGTATTATGCAGCACATGCCAAAGGGTGACGCTTTTGTGATTCTACTGGTAACAGGTGTAACAGTGATGCATGACCTTGCCCTTGCCGTAGTAGTGGGTGTTATTGTTGCTGCGCTTATGTTCGCATGGCAATCAGCAACACACATTTGGGCGCAGGTTGGTAAAAATGAAGAAACAGGCGCTAAAGTTTACAGCCTAAACGGCTCGCTATTCTTTGGTTCTATTGCAGAATTTAAAGACATCTTCCATCCGAAAAATGATGAAGAAGATAAAGTCGTGATTGACTTCAAAAACGCGCGTGTTTGGGATTACTCAGCCCTTGAAGCGATTGAAGCCATTGCTGAGAAATACACAGCTGCTGGCAAAAAGCTCAGCCTTGTGCACCTGAGCCCAGACTGCACACTTCTGTTGAAAAAAGCCAAGCACCTTGTAAAAGCTGATTTAATTGAAGACCCGCACTACCGAGTTGTGGCACACTACACAGACTAA
- a CDS encoding zinc ribbon domain-containing protein YjdM — protein MSDMPLCPECNGEYVYEVGDMLNCPECGHEWHKNALPDESSIIKDANGNILQDGDNVTVIKDLKVKGSSLVIKVGTKAKNISLIDPDRVHDGHDINCKIDGMGAMKLKSSVVKKN, from the coding sequence GTGAGCGATATGCCTCTCTGCCCTGAATGTAACGGTGAATATGTTTATGAAGTCGGCGATATGCTCAACTGCCCCGAGTGCGGTCATGAATGGCATAAAAACGCTCTGCCAGATGAAAGCAGTATCATTAAAGATGCCAATGGAAACATTCTACAAGACGGTGATAACGTAACCGTGATTAAAGACCTTAAAGTCAAAGGTTCAAGCCTTGTGATTAAGGTTGGTACAAAAGCAAAGAATATTTCTCTGATTGATCCTGACCGCGTGCATGACGGGCACGACATCAACTGCAAAATTGATGGCATGGGCGCCATGAAGCTAAAAAGCAGCGTGGTGAAGAAAAACTAA
- the nadD gene encoding nicotinate (nicotinamide) nucleotide adenylyltransferase, giving the protein MSKTVTLLLGGSFNPIHKSGHIGSITHVYHTLNLEGAKVHDAWLLPAAQNPFKSTKDMAPYEHRLAMCEIEAAKYPWLSVSDFESKMSAPHYTQRVLANLVDVYPDRQFVWMMGSDNLTHFHEWEYWREMVQMVPMVIMAREGSMEQAMHSPMMQEFATCLKDEGTPFNGGSDLRYMVTNCFAGAATEVRNAIKAGERTTHISSGVRKYIDEHGLYR; this is encoded by the coding sequence GTGAGCAAGACTGTAACCCTGCTTTTGGGCGGGTCATTTAACCCCATCCATAAAAGCGGTCATATTGGTAGCATCACGCATGTGTACCATACGCTGAACTTGGAAGGCGCAAAGGTTCATGATGCTTGGCTTCTGCCGGCGGCACAAAACCCGTTCAAGTCCACCAAGGATATGGCGCCTTATGAACACCGTCTGGCGATGTGTGAAATTGAAGCAGCCAAGTATCCGTGGCTTTCGGTTTCGGACTTTGAAAGCAAAATGTCTGCGCCGCACTATACGCAGCGCGTTCTTGCCAACTTGGTTGATGTTTATCCTGATCGCCAGTTCGTTTGGATGATGGGCAGCGATAACTTGACGCATTTCCATGAGTGGGAATACTGGCGTGAGATGGTGCAGATGGTGCCCATGGTGATCATGGCCCGAGAGGGTTCCATGGAGCAAGCCATGCACAGTCCGATGATGCAAGAGTTTGCCACTTGCCTGAAAGACGAAGGTACACCTTTTAATGGCGGCAGTGACCTCCGCTATATGGTGACCAACTGCTTTGCTGGCGCAGCCACTGAGGTACGTAATGCCATTAAAGCTGGTGAGCGGACGACGCATATCAGCTCTGGTGTACGAAAGTACATTGATGAGCACGGCCTTTATCGATAA